A window of Bacteroidia bacterium genomic DNA:
ATAAGATCTGTGAACTCGTACAAAATCTTGTTTGCTTAAGATGTTTTCGAAATGTTGGAGTGTCTTTTTTTTCAAGAAAACCCCATCCTTGGTGTGAATCTTTACATAATCATCATAAGCTTCCAAATACAGAACTTCTTGAATGGGAATAATTTTAATATTTCCTGCAAATTTTACTACTATTCGGTTAGTTTCCTCAGCATGACTCAAATGATTATGCTTTATTTCTGGCTCAATTTCAATTGCTTGTTGGGTAGATTTCCATTTTTGAATGGCCTTGTTGAATCTTTCCTTTCCAATTGGTTTTAGCAGGTAGTCAATTGCCTGAGCTTCAAAAGCTTGAAAGGCATATTCGTCGTATGCAGTTGTGAAAATGACACTTGGTTTAAAATCGAGCAATTCAAGCATTTCAAATCCGTTTATTTTAGGCATTTGAACATCAAGGAATACCAATTGTGGCTGTAAGTCCTGGATAGCTTTTACGCCTTCAAACCCATTGTTACATTCCTTTATCACCTCAAATTCCGGAAAAGAAGCCAAAAATTCCTTAATAAGTTCCCTGGCTAGAGGCTCATCATCAATCAAAATTGTTTTTATCATAGTTGTTGAGGTATGGTGAGTATCGTTTGAAAGGTATTTTCATTAACCTGAATATCGAGCAAATCGGAGCGAGAAAATAGAAGGAATAGCCTCCGTTGAATGGACTTTAATCCGAAACCAGTTCCGGCTTTAGGGTTAGTAGTTTCGGAATCGAATGAATTAATTATTCGAATTATCAGGTATGGTCCGTCTTTTTCCGCACTTATTTCTATTTGGGTTTGGGCAATGGTATCGTAAATTCCGAATTTCACTGCATTTTCTACTGCCGGTTGAAGCAATAATGGTGGAATTAGCAAAGAAAGGGTTTCATCAGCGCATTTTAATCTGACATCCAGTCTATTTCCAAAACGGTGTTTTTCAATTTCCAGATACCGTTTTACCTGGTTTAATTCTTCTTGGAATTCAACCAATTGGTTTTCATCCTTTTTAAGAGTTCCACGTAAGAAATCCGATAGTTTCAGAATCATTTCTCTTGCGGTTTGTGGCTGATTACCAATTAAGGAATAAATGGAATTTAGACTATTAAAGAGAAAATGGGGCTGTAATTGCTGCCGAAGGTTTGCCAATTCAGCTTCTTTTGCAAGTTCTTCGGTAAGAAGCTGGCGATGAGAAATTTCTTCCTGATTCTTAAGTAAACCGGAAAAAATTGTCCATAAACTGATGGTCATTAACATAAGTAAGGAATAAACCCAAATGAATGGTATCCATGGGGCGAATTCGATTTTAGGAAGCGCAAACAGTACCTGAGTTTCAAGGGAAAGTTGAATAAAACTTGTTAGGATTAAAAAGCTAATTAAGAGGTTTCCGGTTAATTGGAAGAGAATGTTTTTTTTTCCGATATTAATAAAGTTAGCTATTTGTCCGGTTATATAATTAGTTAATGCCAGTAAGAAATGTAGTATTAGTGCCGGGTAAAAACTTTGCTCCCAATTGAGCCCGGTTCTATGCCAAACAAAAACCCATATAATGGTCCAACCTAGCCACCAAGGTATAAAATACTTCCACTGTGAACTTTTGGATGTCATGCTTTTCATTAACTGGACTTTGTTATTGTATCGGTGTAAATGTTTACTATTTTTTTAATAACTGGTTTAATTAAGCTAAATCGGACAGGAATGGTTAAAGGCTGATGGATGTAAACAACTCAAGCCCATTGTTTTTTTGTTGTACCATTTGAAGGTAGCCTTCCGGATGGTAGGTTTCATGAGTTTGTGAAAAAATCAAACCTCCGTTGCTTAAGGTTTGAAGGGATGTAAGTTCAGAAACTCCGATAAAAATCCAGGAAACCAGGTTTTTGTTGGAATTCAAAAAGGTTGATTCTTCCTTTTTGCCGATTAAATGAGCATTGGATAAAGCTAAACCTGGGGTAGGAGCAGTAAATATCCTAAATTGTTCGTCAAATTGTTGGACGTCCTTATTATTTTGAACCTCAATTTTGAAAACGAGTTTTGCCAAGTAGTAGGAATTCATAGTTTATAAAATTAATATGAATGGATTTCAATACCTCCGAAAACTGCTGCACCTTGAAGAACCAAAACTTTGGATTGATCGGAAAATTCATCTTTAAGAATTGGACGTTTATCTTCCACACTACCAAAAACAGCATCAAGTTCAGAATGTATTTCCCAATGGGGTGGAATTATTAGTTTGGTTCCTCCAAAAACCTGATTTACTTCTAACTCCACCCTTCCTTGGATATCTGCCTGGCTTAAGTTTATTTCTGCACCACCAAATACAGCATTTACTTCTCCGCCTCTAAAGTTTTTAGAGATTATTTTTTTTTTTACTCCACCGAATATGGAATTCACTTCGATGTAATTTTCGGGAGAGTAGTCGTTTTTATTAAATTCAGCTTGTGCTTTCCATTGTTGTTCCCAACGTTGCCACCGACGAGTATGCTTATAGTTATGACAATTTTGTTTTCTCCTGAAACTTCCACTTGGTTTAAACAAAACGTATAATCCAATCAGGATAATGACCAATGGCCAAACGAATTTACCTATGATTAATGCTGGTAGAATGCTTTTGGTAAGGAATAAAGTTCCAATAACGACAAGGATAAAGCCACCGAAGAAATGCCGGATGGGGTTTTTTATCCAAATGGATAATCCGATTACAATGAGAAGCATGGGCCAAGAAATGAGCCAATGCGGAATGTTCATGCCAAGTTCTTTTAGCAGAAATAGTACCCCAACCGATAGGATAATGAATCCGGTAAAAACTTTACTTCGTTTGTGGGATTTTTCTTGTTCCCTCCAAAATTGATTGGGGGTGTTTTGATTTTTTTGTTCTGGGTCTATAATTTCCATTGTTTAAATATTTTTGACAAAGATGTGTTTACATTACAGGGTTTGTCAATAGGAATTAGGCGAACATAGGTTAAAAAGTCGGTAAATGGTACACTGAAGTCGGTAGGTTAATCAAAATAATTGAAGGGTAAAATGGGGATTTAACCAAAATTGTATTTGTTGGAGTCGAACATCTATTAAATTTGTAAATCTATGAAGGAAATCCAATCCCAAGAAATTCCGGTTTATACACTTATTGATCATTCTGAAAAAAAGGAGGTTCCATTTGAGTTTATAACGATGGAGGAAATTGGTGCGCAACGTGAAGAAGAGAATCATGTGCCACATCGTCATGATTTTTTTGCAATTATCTGGGTAAAGAAGGGTAAGGGTAATCATTTAATAGATTATACCAATTATTCCTTTGGCGACAATACTATTTTCTTTTTGGCTCCCGGACATGTTCATTTGGTTAAAGAAGAAATTCCATGCCAAGGCTATGTTATATTATTTACGGAAGAATTTTTAGGATTAGTTCCGGATGGTGGTACTAGTGTCGCATGTTCCATGATATCCCAAGCTGTTGAATTTCCTTATATTGTTCCCAACGAAGAGGAATCTAGAGCTTTTCAAAAGGTAGTTGATTCCATAGGAGGAGAATTTAAAGCCAATGAATTAGGAAGAGATGAAATTATTAGGAGCCAGTTAAAGGTTTTTATGCTTTTGGTTGCCAGGCATCGGGATAGACTTAGTAAGCTAAGTGGGATAAATCCTTTGCATCCGACCAACGATTATTACCGCAATTTTTTGGTAAGTTTAGAGCGGAATTTTAAAAAGGTGCATAGTGTTTCTGCATATTCAGAGATGTTGCATATTACATCGGCCAAGCTAAACGAGTTAGTAAAATCAAACAGAGGTACTACGGCAAGCCAGATGATTAAAGATCGCTTAATTTTAGAAGCTAAGCGAAATTTATCTCATACTGAAAAAACAGTCAAAGAAATTGCTTTCGAACTTGGCTTTGAGGATCATAGTTATTTTATTCGCACATTCAGAATAGAGACCGGAAAAACGCCTCAAGAATTTAGAGAGGAGCAACGATCCTTATGGGCTGCCTGATTTATTTCGATCTAGGTTTTATCGCTTTTAGCTCAACTTCCTTATTTATAACAAAATAGGAGGTTTCCAAGGGTACCTCTAAGTTTTCGGAATGAAACATGTACCCTTTGGCTTCGTAGCTGATATTGTATGTTTTGCCTGAATGAAGGATTAAAATAAATCTACCTGTTTTAGGATTAGGTCTGTAAATACCATAGAGTTCATCATTTTGATTGACAGTGATGGTTACATCTGAAGGAATAACATCGTTTGCGCTGGTAATATATCCTCTATAAACGGTCAATGGAACTTCTTTTTCCATTTCCAGGCTAATCAAATATAAATCTTTTTCACCCAGTCCCCCAGCTTGACTAGAGGCGAAGTAGGCTCTTTTTCCATCAGGAGAGGTAGTAAAAAAGTATTCGTCATCAGCCGTATTAATTGGGAAGCCAATATTTTGAGGAGTGGTCCAGGTTCCTTCCGGCATTTTGTTTGAAAAGAAGATATCAAAGCCTCCTATGGAGCTATGTCCTCTAGAACTAAAGAAAAGAGTATTTCCATCCGGGTGAATAAAGGGTCCTTCTTCATCAAATTTGGTATTGATTTGGGGTCCGGCATTGAGAGGTAGTCCCCAATCTCCGGTAGGTAAGCGTTTAGAAATGTAGATATCCATTCCTCCATATCCACCTTCTCTATCACTAGTAAAATAAAGTGTATTTCCGTCTGCACTAACACTTGCATGAGTTTCTCTTGCTCCGGTATTTATTTGATTACCCAATTTAACCGGTTTGCCCCAGGTGTCCCCATTGAATTTACTTACATAAATGTTTCCGTCTCCCATATCATCCCTGTAAATGAAGAGTTGTTCACCATCAGCCGAAAGTGAAATAGTGGCTTCATGGCCAACTGTATTGATATTATCACCTATTGGAAGTGGTTTGGTCCATTGACCATTTACTTTGTTAGACACATAGATATCTTCGAAGTATTTACCATCATCAGCCAATTGACCACCGGTTGAACCTTCCCGGCGAGAGGTAAAAATTAGGGTATTTTCCAAGGCGTCTAGAACCGGAGCATATTCATCGTATTTGGAATTTACAATTGGACCTAAGTTCTCGATTTGTGCTGTAGTTGGATTGGCAAAAACTTGTTTTGCATTGTTACACATTTCGATTTGTCTGTCAATATCTTTTAAGGTTTCACCATCACTTGCCGGTACGTATTTTTTGTATTTATTATAGTTGGCAATAGCGCTATCTAATTTATAATCCAAATGATAAGCCCGAGCTAAATAATAAATAGTAATGATCGGGGTTTTGGATTCTTTGTAATTCCATTCTTTAAAATTTGCATTAACAAATGCAGCTGCCTTAGCGAGGTATGGAATGGCTTTGTTTTTGGAACCGGAAGTGTTTAGATAAGCATAGCCGGTATAATAGCTGAAAACAGGATTTTTAGGGAATAAGCTATCCAGTGTATGTAAATCATTTAGAGCTGCTGCATAATTTCCATTATCTAAATTGGATTTAATGATGGGAACAACTTTTTGAGCATATTCCTCTTTTTCTACATAAACTTGGGAAAACAGGGTGGTGGTAGCTAGTAATGCATAGAATGCAGTAAGCAGTAGCCTTTTTAGCATGGTGATTGGGTTCAAATGGATAGGTCTACTTTTCAAATTTTTACAAATATCCAAATTAAATTATTTTAAACCAAATTGAAGGAAGTAGGTTACAAACAAAATGCTGTTTATCGAAGTTTCCTCTAAAGTAGAGAGTTTCATACTTCAAATGGAGGAACAATACTATCATCAATTTGATTATTAATTTCTAGCTCTTCGGATGATTCATTTTTTTCATCCAATCGGCTTACACTTAAAATGATTCCTACTGCAATACTGGAAAACCAGATAGAAGTTCCTCCCATACTTAAAAATGGAAGTGGTTGACCGGTTACCGGAAAAAGGTTACTTGCTACTGCCATGTTGATGAGTCCTTGAAAAATAAGACTAAAGGTACATCCCATGGCTAGTAATGCACCAAAAGTATGATTGCATTTAATCACGATTCGAATTCCTCTAAAGAGAATAATCAGATACAAGAATAAAACAAAGATTCCAAAAAATAATCCGTATTCTTCAATGATAATGGCGTAAATAAAATCTGAATAGGATTGAGGTAAAAAATACCGCTGGTCACTGTGTCCTGGACCTTTTCCAAGCAACCCACCGGTTGCGATGGCTATTTTAGCTTGTTCTACCTGGTATTGCTCTTCTGAGTTGTCGTCAGAGGATTTTCCCTTCATAAAATCTTCCACCCGTTGTTCCCAGGTCGCCAACCTAGGCATAGCTTGTGGAAATGCCTTTCCTAGTAAAACAATAAATACAATACCGGCCAAGGAAATACCTATCATTTGAAATAAGTACCTGTAATTTAAGCGGCCGATAAAGAGAAGGATTAAACAGGTTACAAAAAGTACCGCAGCTGTAGAAAAATTGCTTCTTACAATTAATGCGCAAATTCCAAAAACAGGCAGCATGATATGTAATGCAACCCATTTGTTGTCTGATAGTTTTTCTTTGCTTCTACTCATAACCCTGGCGAGGTACATGATCAAAGAAAGTTTGGCAATATCTGAAGGTTGGAAGGTTATATTGATGCCTGGAATTACCAGCCAACGACTTGCTTGGTTTATACTGGCTCCCATAAAAAAGGTCAAGAATAGAAGAAGTACACCTAACCCTATCCCTAGTTGAGAAAGTGGGGAGAAGTATTTATAAGGTATTTGGTGGAATGCCCACATTAGTCCAAGTCCAAAAACGATTATAAATATATGCTTATAAAGATAAAATTCGGTATTACCTGACTGATAGCGATAGGCCAGTGAGCCGGTTGAACTATAAACGGCTAAAATTGAAATTAAGGATAAAAGGAGAACTACCAGCCAAATGACTTTATCACCTTTCAAATATGTATCCAAGGAATTCACTAAAAACTATATAGTCGAAAAAAGATTGCGAACTGCTTTTTTATATTTGTTACCTCGATCTTGGTAACTATCAAATAAATCGAAACTCCCGCCGGCTGGAGATAGTAATACAACATCCCCTTTTTGAGCCATTGCAAATCCAGCGCGAACTGCCTCTTCAGCCGTTGAAACGGAAATAATAAGGTCAACTGTATTGGTAAAGGAATGAAAGATTTTTTGGCTTTCTCTGGTAAGACAAATAGTACCTTTTACTTTGTCTTTAACTATTGCATCCAGATTAGAATAGTCGTTTCCTTCATCCAAACCGCCCACAATCCAAATAATGGGTTTTGTCATTCGGTCGAGGCTATACCATGTTAAATCAACATTGGTAGCCTTGGAGTCATTAATAAACTCAATCCCTTTGAATTCACCAAGTGATTCAAGGCGGTGTTCTGCATTTGGAATATCATCAACGCTTTCACGGATGATGCTTCTTCTGATTTCCAGAAATGTACTGAAAAGATCGGAACTTAACCCTATTTCTTGTTTATCCATTAGGCAGTATTGGTAGAAAGCCAAAGATAACTTAGGGTAGGGAAGAGGTTTTTAAGGGAAATAAAACTTGTTAACGAAGAAAAGTTAAAAAGCGCTAATTTGCTCTTTTAACTCATCAACCGCCTGATTTAATATTCGAACAGTCTTTTCTATCTGACTAGGAATTATTTCAAGGTTGATTTGATTTAAAGAATTGTTTTCCAATTCTCGGATTTCGTCTTCCATTTCAACAATGCCAAAGAAAGTCATTGATGGTTTTATTTTGTGGGCGATGGATTTGATGGTTTGGTAATCGTGGTTGGCCAATGCGGTTTGCATTTTTTCCAAATTTCCGGGAGTTTCGTCAATAAAAGCCTCTGCTACTTCTTTAATAAATTCAGTGCTACCGCCGGAAAGCTCATTTAAATAGTCAAGATTTGTTACCATTTTCAATAGAATCTGGCACTTATACTTGTAAAAATAAAAAAGGTTATGGCCGAAAATTATGCTGCCGGTTGAGCTCCTGCGGCACTTGGTGCAGAAATGGTTTCTATATCACGATCAAATAAATACATACCGGCACTATCTTTTCCTATTAAATTTAATTTGTCTAATACCGTTTTTGCCAGGTTTTCTTCTTCCAATTGTTCAGTGACATACCATTGTAAGAAGTTGTGGGTGGTGAAGTCTTTTTCCTGAAGACATAATCCCACCAATCCATTTATTTCATTAGTTACTTGCCTTTCATGGTCTAGCACAAGTTGGAATAAATCCTTTACACTTTTAAAGGTTTTTGGAGGAAGTTTTGATCCCGGAGAAATACCATGTCCTCCCCGTTCGTTGATAAAGTGGATTAGTTTTAGCATATGTATCCGCTCCTCTTCTGCATGCTTATAAAGAAAACGGGATGTTCCTTCTAGTCCATTTACCTCCGCCCATGATGCCATAGCCAGATATAAATTAGAAGAATAAAATTCCATGGAAATTTGGTCGTTGAGCGCTTTTTCTATTTTTGAATTCATCGGATTGCAAGTTGCGCAAAAATAGAATTTAATCCTTTCCGGAATATAAGAATGTTCACTTAACCAAGGATTGATTTTCTAAGTATACTTGTTGGGAAATGCCCAAAATTACCGATTAAAATTTTCTTTCTTTATTTAGTAAATTTTGAAGATTATATCTGAGTTGAGTTTTTAAACTATCCCTTTGATTTTATGGTGCTATTTTTTGATTTTTATTACTTAAGTATTTGTTTATTTTTGCTGCATTAAGAAAAAAATGAAATATCTTTATTTAAGCATTTGGGCTATCTTGTTTTTGGGTATAAATTTAGGCTATTCTCAATCAAAAAAAAACAAATTCATCAAAAGATTTGGAGTTAATATGGGGTGAAAATTTTAGAATCCCTAAGAAGCATTTCCAGTTAGATTTTACAGGCAATCCAGACGATGGTTATGTTAATATTTGCTGGAGGAATAAGAAAAGTATTGCACTTCAGCATTTTGATAAAAATCTGAAATTTAAGAAAGAAGAAATTATTAGTAATAAGGAGAAAAAGGGTAGTATATTTGAAGGGACAGTAAAATTAAACGGTCGTTTTTTTATTCGGCAGGTTCGCAGAGACAAAAAAGCCAACAAATCCTATTGTATTGTTCAAGAAGTTGATGTAAAGTCCGGCAAACTTTTGGCGGAAAAGGTTTTGTGTGAAGGAGAATATAGAAGTTCTAATTTTTATTACAAATCCAGCAAAGACAAGGATTATTTTATGGTGTATTTCACCAAGCCTAAAGAAAGCAGAAGGGATTCTAAAAATTTCGAAACCTATTGTTTTAGGGTGTTTGATATGAATTTAAATAAGAAATGGGGGAAAGATGTTAGGCTTCCGTACCCTGAATCTGAAATACGTGCACAAGAGTTTACTTTGACTTCCAAAGGGGAGGTGTATATGTTAATGAAAAAACACCAGGATAATGGAGGTAAGAAGTTGAAGGGTTCTAAGGATACCGATTTAGATGGAAAAGCTTCAAGTAACTTTGGTTTGGAATTATACAAAGTGGATCCGAATGATTTTGAAATGGATAAAATCAAAGTGAAGTTTAATCCAAAATACTACTATTCTACTGTTAAGTTTTTCGAAACCGATGTCAATCAACTATTGTTGATAAGCCTATATTCTTCAGCCAAAAATGATTCGTATGATGGTTTATCGCTTATGACTTTTAATCCTGAAGCCGGAGAATTTGAAGAATCCCAATTGTATGAAATACCAACAGAATTAATTAAAGAGTTTGAAAGCGCTAAGGAAAATAGGAAGCGAGACAAAAAGGCTAAGAAAAAGGGTGATAATGATGAAGAAGCGGCTAGTTTGGAACTTAGGAGTGCAATTTTGGATAAGGATGGAAATCTCTACATTACTGCTGAGCAATATTATCTAGTTATTACCTCGCATACCCATACCGATGGCAAAGGTGGAAGTTATACTACCTATACCTATCATCACTATTTCCAGGATGTATATGTGTTTAAGATAAACAAGGAGAAGTCTTTGGAATGGGTAAAGAAAATCCCGAAAAATCAAGCTTCAGTTAATACTACCCGAACAATGGGAATTCACTCGATGGTATATAATGGTGATTATTATTTGGTTTATTTTGATAACACGGATAACTTGAAATTATCCGGCAGTAAAAGTCCATCGGTTTACGGACCAGGCAAAGGGATGCTATGTTACTCTAAAATAAATTCCGAAGGAAAAGTTCCGAAGGAAAAGTTGTTTGATATTAAAGAAGAAGAAAAGTACCTTGAAGTTACAGATTTCGAGCGAGTTGCCGAAGGAACTTACCTAACAACTGCTTATTTTAAGAAAGATAAAAACCCGGTAATTCTTAGGGTTAAAGATTAATTAAAACTTCCTATTACTGCCTTCTCCCGGCGGGAAATCCAAAGAATAATGCAATCCGCGGCTTTCCTGCCTTTTCATGGCACAGCGAATAATAATGTAACTCACATTAATCAAGTTTCTTAATTCGCATAACTGGGTAGATAAGGTGGTTCGGTTATATAGGTCTTCGTTTTCCTGGTAAATAATATTTAGCCTGTCTAAGGCTCTCTTAAGTCTAAGGTTTGAGCGAACAATTCCGACATAACTGCTCATTATTTGCTGAACCTCTTTTAAATTTTGGGTAATTAATACCATTTCTTCCGGATAGGAAGTTCCGCTATCATCCCAGTTGGGAATTTGATTGTTAATATCGATAGTATCCAGGTTTTCAATGGCATCCATAGCTGCTTTATGTGCATAAACTACAGCTTCCAGCAAGGAATTGGATGCTAAACGGTTGGCACCATGTAAGCCTGTGCTACTGCATTCTCCTGCCGCATATAGGTTTTTTATGCTTGAACGTCCATTTAGGTCAACTTTAATCCCGCCGCAGATGTAATGAGCAGCAGGTACAACCGGAATATAATCCTTTGCTAAATCAATTCCAAGACTTAAACATTTGGCGTAAATATTCGGGAAATGGTTCACGAGTCCGTGTTTGTCTAAGTGAGTGCAATCCAACCAAACATGGTCTTCTCCCGACATTTTCAATTCGTTGTCAATCGCTCTGGCCACAATATCTCGAGGAGCTAGAGAGCCTCTTGAATCATATTTGTGCATAAATTCTTGGCCATTTTTGGTTCTTAAAATCCCGCCATGTCCTCGAACGGCTTCACTAATTAAAAAGGAAGGACGTTCACCGGGATTATACAAGGAGGTTGGATGAAACTGAATAAATTCCATGTTTTCTACTCTCCCTTTTGCTCTGTAAACCATGGCAATTCCATCTCCTGTTGCAATTTCAGGATTGGTGGTACTTGTATAAACATTACCTGCTCCACCGGTAGCCATTAAAGTGGTTTTTGCTAATATGGTTTCTACCTTTTTTGACTTGATATTAAGTACATAAACGCCGAAGCACTGAATATCCGGAGTGTTTTTGTTTACTTCAACACCCAAGTGATGCTGGGTAATAATATCAACGGCGAAATAATGATCAAAAATTTGAATATTCGGATGGTTCTTAGCTTGATTTAATAAGGCTCTTTCAATCTCAAACCCGGTTTTGTCTTTGTAATGAAGAATTCGTTTTTCACTATGACCACCTTCCTTGGCTAAATGGTACTCTCCCGATTCCGTTTTGTCAAATTGGGTACCCCAATCGGCAAGTTCTTTTACTCGTTCTGTTCCTTCATTGATAACCATTCTAACAACTGCTTCTTCGCAAAGTCCGTCTCCGCATTCCAGGGTGTCTTTTACATGTTTTTCATAACTATCGTGCTCATAAATTACAGCAGCAATACCTCCTTGTGCATATTTCGTATTGCTTTCATCTTCATTGGCTTTGGTAACCATTATTACCTTGCCTTTTTCTGCCACTTTTAGTGCATAGCTTAAACCGGCTATTCCTGATCCAATGATTAAAAAATCTGTTTTCATACTTTAATTAAAATTCCAAAGAGTACAAGCCACAACTCCTGCAGTTTCGGTTCGTAATCTAGAGTTACCTAATGAAATGGGTTGAAAGTTTCTTTCTATTGCCGCCTTGACTTCTTCTTCGGTAAAATCTCCTTCTGGTCCAATATAGATAGATGTGGCTTGATTGAGATCCTTAAAACCGGCTAGTGGTGAGCGCTCCAAATGACCAATGCAGTGTGCTATAAGTTTAATTGGATTGGAATCTGATAGACAATCCTTGAATTTTTTTTCTGAATTAAGAATGGGTAGATGCAATCTTCCACTTTGTTTCATAGCGGAAATAAGAATTTTTTGCCACCTCTCATGCTTGGCAAAAAACTTTTCACTTCGCTGGGTAATCAGCGGAGTGATGGATCCAATTCCTATTTCGGTTGTTTTTTCTAAGAACCATTCAAAACGTTCGGGATTTTTCGGCAATGCCATGAAAATGTGCAACAAGGGTGCTTGTAGTTCTTGCTGTTTCAATTGCAGTATCTCTGCCGAAAAATCGTTTGGCTTACCCGATACAATTCGAGCATCCCATAAATCTCCTTTTCCGTTCGTAACCTGAATGATATCGCCTTCCCGATGTCGAAGCGTTTTTAAAGCATGCTGTCCTTCTTCCGGTGAGAATCGAAGAAGGTTTTGGCTCTGTTCTGTAGCGTAAAACAATGTCATTCTAGTTTGCGAAAGTAGGTCGTTCGTAGGTATTTAAGAAAAGAAATTTGATAATTGAATTTTGTTGGCTTTCTTTGTCCTCAAATTAAGATGGCTCGTAAACGAATATTAATTACCGGAGCGGCCGGGTTTTTGGGTTCTCACCTGTGCGATCGCTTTATTGCCGAGGATTTCCATGTGATTGGAATGGATAACCTGATAACAGGTGACTTGCGTAATATTGAACACCTTTTCAAACTGGAGAATTTTGAATTCTATAACCATGATGTAAGCAAATTTGTTCATGTTCCGGGCGAGTTGCATTACATCTTGCATTTTGCGAGCCCCGCAAGTCCAATTGATTACCTGAAAATTCCTATCCAAACACTTAAAGTGGGCTCCTTGGGAACCCATAATTTGCTAGGACTAGCTAAAGCAAAAGGTGCAAGGATTTTAGTTGCTTCAACTTCCGAAGTTTATGGTGATCCCTTGGTGCATCCTCAAACCGAAGACTATTGGGGTAATGTTAACCCAATAGGTCCAAGGGGAGTTTACGACGAAGCTAAACGTTTTCAAGAAGCCATCACAATGGCCTATCATACTTACCACCAGGTTGAAACTAGAATCGTACGTATTTTTAATACCTATGGTCCAAGAATGCGACTAAATGACGGTAGAGTTCTACCTGCCTTTATTGGTCAAGCTTTGCGAGGTGAGGATTTAACCATGTTCGGTGACGGAAGTCAAACCCGTTCATTCTGC
This region includes:
- a CDS encoding LytTR family transcriptional regulator DNA-binding domain-containing protein, which gives rise to MIKTILIDDEPLARELIKEFLASFPEFEVIKECNNGFEGVKAIQDLQPQLVFLDVQMPKINGFEMLELLDFKPSVIFTTAYDEYAFQAFEAQAIDYLLKPIGKERFNKAIQKWKSTQQAIEIEPEIKHNHLSHAEETNRIVVKFAGNIKIIPIQEVLYLEAYDDYVKIHTKDGVFLKKKTLQHFENILSKQDFVRVHRSYLVQLKAINKIETMEKNSHIALLINKDKIPLSRTGYQEIKSVLGL
- a CDS encoding histidine kinase; translation: MKSMTSKSSQWKYFIPWWLGWTIIWVFVWHRTGLNWEQSFYPALILHFLLALTNYITGQIANFINIGKKNILFQLTGNLLISFLILTSFIQLSLETQVLFALPKIEFAPWIPFIWVYSLLMLMTISLWTIFSGLLKNQEEISHRQLLTEELAKEAELANLRQQLQPHFLFNSLNSIYSLIGNQPQTAREMILKLSDFLRGTLKKDENQLVEFQEELNQVKRYLEIEKHRFGNRLDVRLKCADETLSLLIPPLLLQPAVENAVKFGIYDTIAQTQIEISAEKDGPYLIIRIINSFDSETTNPKAGTGFGLKSIQRRLFLLFSRSDLLDIQVNENTFQTILTIPQQL
- a CDS encoding DUF4288 domain-containing protein → MNSYYLAKLVFKIEVQNNKDVQQFDEQFRIFTAPTPGLALSNAHLIGKKEESTFLNSNKNLVSWIFIGVSELTSLQTLSNGGLIFSQTHETYHPEGYLQMVQQKNNGLELFTSISL
- a CDS encoding cell wall-active antibiotics response protein encodes the protein MEIIDPEQKNQNTPNQFWREQEKSHKRSKVFTGFIILSVGVLFLLKELGMNIPHWLISWPMLLIVIGLSIWIKNPIRHFFGGFILVVIGTLFLTKSILPALIIGKFVWPLVIILIGLYVLFKPSGSFRRKQNCHNYKHTRRWQRWEQQWKAQAEFNKNDYSPENYIEVNSIFGGVKKKIISKNFRGGEVNAVFGGAEINLSQADIQGRVELEVNQVFGGTKLIIPPHWEIHSELDAVFGSVEDKRPILKDEFSDQSKVLVLQGAAVFGGIEIHSY
- a CDS encoding AraC family transcriptional regulator translates to MKEIQSQEIPVYTLIDHSEKKEVPFEFITMEEIGAQREEENHVPHRHDFFAIIWVKKGKGNHLIDYTNYSFGDNTIFFLAPGHVHLVKEEIPCQGYVILFTEEFLGLVPDGGTSVACSMISQAVEFPYIVPNEEESRAFQKVVDSIGGEFKANELGRDEIIRSQLKVFMLLVARHRDRLSKLSGINPLHPTNDYYRNFLVSLERNFKKVHSVSAYSEMLHITSAKLNELVKSNRGTTASQMIKDRLILEAKRNLSHTEKTVKEIAFELGFEDHSYFIRTFRIETGKTPQEFREEQRSLWAA
- a CDS encoding FtsW/RodA/SpoVE family cell cycle protein, which codes for MNSLDTYLKGDKVIWLVVLLLSLISILAVYSSTGSLAYRYQSGNTEFYLYKHIFIIVFGLGLMWAFHQIPYKYFSPLSQLGIGLGVLLLFLTFFMGASINQASRWLVIPGINITFQPSDIAKLSLIMYLARVMSRSKEKLSDNKWVALHIMLPVFGICALIVRSNFSTAAVLFVTCLILLFIGRLNYRYLFQMIGISLAGIVFIVLLGKAFPQAMPRLATWEQRVEDFMKGKSSDDNSEEQYQVEQAKIAIATGGLLGKGPGHSDQRYFLPQSYSDFIYAIIIEEYGLFFGIFVLFLYLIILFRGIRIVIKCNHTFGALLAMGCTFSLIFQGLINMAVASNLFPVTGQPLPFLSMGGTSIWFSSIAVGIILSVSRLDEKNESSEELEINNQIDDSIVPPFEV
- a CDS encoding Hpt domain-containing protein, producing MVTNLDYLNELSGGSTEFIKEVAEAFIDETPGNLEKMQTALANHDYQTIKSIAHKIKPSMTFFGIVEMEDEIRELENNSLNQINLEIIPSQIEKTVRILNQAVDELKEQISAF
- a CDS encoding ferritin, with product MNSKIEKALNDQISMEFYSSNLYLAMASWAEVNGLEGTSRFLYKHAEEERIHMLKLIHFINERGGHGISPGSKLPPKTFKSVKDLFQLVLDHERQVTNEINGLVGLCLQEKDFTTHNFLQWYVTEQLEEENLAKTVLDKLNLIGKDSAGMYLFDRDIETISAPSAAGAQPAA